A portion of the Trueperaceae bacterium genome contains these proteins:
- a CDS encoding TrkA C-terminal domain-containing protein translates to MDDAPHAPEVFASTLPGVGKKYVMPLASGGSVAILVKPDGERQLFHFLEDEDRPCDVVKLRPEEGQQVAALVGTPTVAAPDPERMELVLGALEIEWVDVPEGSHLVGRTLGDSRLRRRTGASVVAILRGEEALPNPGVEAVFEAGDVLVLIGDDAQTDAARAVIEGTDAAR, encoded by the coding sequence ATGGACGACGCACCGCACGCACCCGAGGTGTTCGCGTCGACGCTGCCGGGCGTCGGCAAGAAGTACGTGATGCCGCTCGCGTCGGGGGGCAGCGTCGCGATCCTCGTCAAGCCCGACGGCGAACGGCAGCTGTTCCACTTCCTCGAGGACGAGGACCGCCCCTGCGACGTCGTGAAGTTGCGGCCGGAGGAGGGCCAACAGGTCGCGGCGTTGGTCGGCACGCCGACCGTCGCGGCGCCCGACCCCGAGCGCATGGAGTTGGTGTTGGGGGCGCTGGAGATCGAGTGGGTCGACGTGCCCGAGGGCTCGCACCTGGTCGGGCGGACGCTCGGCGATTCGCGCCTCCGGCGCCGGACCGGCGCCAGCGTCGTCGCGATCCTCCGGGGGGAGGAGGCCCTACCGAACCCCGGCGTCGAGGCGGTCTTCGAGGCGGGCGACGTGCTGGTGTTGATCGGCGACGACGCGCAGACCGACGCCGCCCGGGCGGTCATCGAGGGGACCGACGCCGCCCGGTGA